In Sphingomonas sp. KC8, the sequence TTTCTCCTTGATTGGCGGGCCGATTTTCTGGGCCGTCATCAGGAGAACGATGGCGGATAGCGGGTTCATCCCGAACAGCGTCATTTTTTCGCGCCGACATCTGCGGGGACAATCCTGCACGGCCGGCAGACGATGCCGCGCCCCACTTTACCGTGGCCAGGGCTGGCTTCGCGTTCGACCACCGCAGCATCACCGCCCGCGGCCGCAAAACGCGCGGCGACCAGCGGTGCTGCAAAGGATGTGCCGCGCACCGCCGCATAGCCCTTGCCGGGAAGAGCTACCGCCATGTCCGCGCCGGGTGCCGCGAAATCGAGATGCACCGCACGCCCCGCCTCCGTCAGCGCGCGACCGCGTGCATCGACACCGGTCACCGCGATCACGTCGGGATAGGAGGCCGGATAGGATGGCGGGGCGGCCGGCCCATCATTGCCGACCGCTGCGACGATGCGCATGCCGCGGCGATTGGCTGACTGGACGGCCCACTCGATCAGGCGGTTGGGCGGCCCGACCAGACTGATATTCACTACGCGCGCCCCCCGCCCGGCGAGCCAGCCGATCGCGCGCGCGATGGCATCGGCCGACCCCGCAGCCGGATTGCCGCCATACACATCGGCGGCGAGGAGCGTACGACCAATGGCAGCGCCCCGAAAACGTCCATCCTGCCCGACAAGCAGCGAAGCGACCGCCGTGCCGTGGCCGCTTGCACGTGGCGCACCGTTGACGAAACCGCGCTGTTCGATTTTCGCCACGGTCAGGGACGGGTGCGCGGCGATACCCCCATCGATCATTCCAATCGCCGGCTGGTTGGCGGGTGCCCTGCCCAAAGCCAGCGCTGCCGCCGATCCCGCACCCAGTGCAGCGCCGGCGGGTTCGAAGATGTGATTGAGGTCAAACTGCCCCTCAGGAGCAAGCTTGCGCAGGCGCTGGAGCGCTTCGCGGCTATCATCGCCCTTGGGCGTGCCGAGCACGACCAGATCGAGGTCGAGACCTTCGATGTGTTCCCGACGCAATATTGCGAAGCCCGCGGTTTGGATTCTGGCCAGCATTTCCGGCGTGGGATCGAGGGTGATGACTTCGTTCCGGCGGATGGGATTGCCCATATCGTCGGCGTCGAGCGTGGCGCGATTGGCGCGGATCAACGCTTGTAGCCGCGCGCGACGCAGATCCCGGAGCGAGCGTGGATTTAAGTCCGACACCATCTGATCGATTTCCAGCCGGCTGACGACGCCACCCACGGCGGCCGGTGTCTGGTGCAGCACCGATGGCAATGCACCGCCGATCACCTGACCGGGAAGGTTCCCGATCGGTGCCGACAATAATTGCGCGTCGACCGCGCCGCCCAGCAGCAGCGCCGCCACCATTGTCGTTCCCGCTATCCGCCTTCGCATCATCGCTTCCTTTTATTTTTCTCCGTCGAAGGATTAAACGACGCAGACTGATCGTTTCATTCGCATGGATGAAAGGAATTTTCTTGGACGCGTTCGAGGACGGGTTGGTGGCGCTCCTGCCAAGGATTCGTCGCTTCGCACACGGCCTGTCGGGCAATCGCACGGATGCCGACGATCTGGCCCAGATCGCGATCGAACGCGCGCTGAAGGCGCGGGACCAGTGGCAGCCGGGGACACGGCTCGATTCCTGGCTCTATCGAATCGCCCGCAACGCATGGATCGATACGGCGCGCGTACAGGGACGCAACGCGAAGCGCTGGGCTCCGGCCGAGGCGGGAGAACAGGTGGGGCATGACCCGCGGCCAGGCATTGAAGCGAAGCTCGAGCTCGATCAGATCATGACCGCGATGACCCAGCTACCCGACGACCAGCGCGAGGCCGTCGCACTCGTGTTGATCGAAGGGCTTGGATATCGCGAAGCGGCGGACTTGCTGGACATACCGGTTGGGACATTATCCAGCCGGCTGGTTCGCGGGCGCAACGCGCTGATGGCCTTGATCGGGGAAGGATGAAGCGATGATCGACGACGAAACGCTCTACGCCTATCTCGACGGCGAACTGTCACCGGCTGAAACCGTGCGTGTCGAAGACGCGCTTGCGAGCGATCCGTCGCTGGCCGGGAAACTGGCGCAGCAACGCGCTTTGCGTGAACGGCTTGGCAGAGCGTTCGGCCCGATCGCCGGGGAGCCGGTGCCGGTAGCGCTGGTTGCCGCCGCCCAGCCGACACGGATAATCGCCCTGGCCGAAGCGCGCGCGGACCGGCAGGGGAGGCGATTGCCGCAATGGGCGGCAATCGCCGCAACGCTGATCGCCGGGCTGGCGGGTGGCTACGCCTTCAACTCCGTTTCCAATCCATCGATCGTCGAGCGTGGCGGCGAACTGATTGCGGCTGGCCCCGTCGCCGAGGCGCTGGACAATCAGCTGGCGAGCGCGGGACCGGCGGCAGGCCCTGTGCAGGTGCGCCTGAGCTTCCGCGATGGAGACGGCGCCATCTGTCGCAGCTTTGCGTCGTCCGCCGCATCGGGTGTCGCCTGCCGTGAAGACAAGGAATGGGCAGTGCGCGCGATGTTCACGGGGCAGAGCCGCCAGATGGGCACCTATCGCACCGCCGGCAGCGATGATCCGGCATTGATGGCGTATGTAGACAGTATCCGCGCTGGCGATCCGTTTGACGCACAAGCGGAGGCGAAGGCGAAGGCAAACGACTGGGGTCGCTAACGCCGCCATAGCCGCCGTTCGATGTGCCTGGAGCGTTCCCTAAAATGCCGGACGCCCGTTCATTGGGCGTGGAGCGGCTCCTCGTCGGAACGAGGAGCCGCTATGA encodes:
- a CDS encoding S8 family serine peptidase, translated to MRRRIAGTTMVAALLLGGAVDAQLLSAPIGNLPGQVIGGALPSVLHQTPAAVGGVVSRLEIDQMVSDLNPRSLRDLRRARLQALIRANRATLDADDMGNPIRRNEVITLDPTPEMLARIQTAGFAILRREHIEGLDLDLVVLGTPKGDDSREALQRLRKLAPEGQFDLNHIFEPAGAALGAGSAAALALGRAPANQPAIGMIDGGIAAHPSLTVAKIEQRGFVNGAPRASGHGTAVASLLVGQDGRFRGAAIGRTLLAADVYGGNPAAGSADAIARAIGWLAGRGARVVNISLVGPPNRLIEWAVQSANRRGMRIVAAVGNDGPAAPPSYPASYPDVIAVTGVDARGRALTEAGRAVHLDFAAPGADMAVALPGKGYAAVRGTSFAAPLVAARFAAAGGDAAVVEREASPGHGKVGRGIVCRPCRIVPADVGAKK
- a CDS encoding RNA polymerase sigma factor; this translates as MKGIFLDAFEDGLVALLPRIRRFAHGLSGNRTDADDLAQIAIERALKARDQWQPGTRLDSWLYRIARNAWIDTARVQGRNAKRWAPAEAGEQVGHDPRPGIEAKLELDQIMTAMTQLPDDQREAVALVLIEGLGYREAADLLDIPVGTLSSRLVRGRNALMALIGEG
- a CDS encoding anti-sigma factor family protein, with product MIDDETLYAYLDGELSPAETVRVEDALASDPSLAGKLAQQRALRERLGRAFGPIAGEPVPVALVAAAQPTRIIALAEARADRQGRRLPQWAAIAATLIAGLAGGYAFNSVSNPSIVERGGELIAAGPVAEALDNQLASAGPAAGPVQVRLSFRDGDGAICRSFASSAASGVACREDKEWAVRAMFTGQSRQMGTYRTAGSDDPALMAYVDSIRAGDPFDAQAEAKAKANDWGR